A region of Dehalococcoidia bacterium DNA encodes the following proteins:
- the cofH gene encoding 5-amino-6-(D-ribitylamino)uracil--L-tyrosine 4-hydroxyphenyl transferase CofH: protein MTDLTSVPVPGRQLDWPLRLSPARAEHGAAARLLPLLSPDVAHTLERALGGEEVSVDEGERLFGVTGIDYQALVIAADELRAAAVGETVTYVLNRNINFTNVCIKHCGFCAFSRDHRTEEGYFLPASEIVRRAQQAWDLGATEVCVQAGLPPKMDGRLYVDLTLELKKALPDLHIHGFSPEEVLYGSIRSRVSIREYLGWLKEAGVGSLPGTSAEILDQKVRDRIAPGRITKAQWIEVISEAHHVGIPTTSTIMYGHLETNRHRAAHIATLREIQRETGGFTEFVPLSFVHSEAPMYQKQLVGGLRPGPTGQDVIKMYAVSRLMLNGFIPNIQVSWVKEGTRLAQIGLTAGGNDVGGTLINESISTAAGAGNGQLVRPAELRRIARDLGRLPAERSTLYGIRRVFHAEPAELEPLDDPALDTAQFGSYGQLTHGAAFRFVEFFREQNEQKAAGAAR from the coding sequence ATGACCGATCTCACCAGCGTTCCCGTTCCCGGCCGGCAGCTTGACTGGCCGCTGCGCCTCTCGCCCGCCCGCGCGGAACACGGCGCTGCCGCGCGCCTGTTGCCGCTGCTCTCGCCCGATGTGGCGCACACGCTGGAACGCGCCCTCGGCGGCGAAGAGGTCTCGGTCGATGAGGGCGAGCGGCTGTTCGGCGTCACGGGCATCGACTACCAGGCGCTGGTGATCGCCGCCGACGAGCTGCGCGCCGCTGCCGTGGGCGAGACCGTGACCTACGTGCTCAACCGCAACATCAACTTCACCAACGTCTGCATCAAGCACTGCGGCTTCTGCGCCTTCAGCCGCGACCACCGCACCGAAGAAGGCTACTTCCTGCCCGCCTCGGAGATCGTGAGGCGGGCGCAGCAGGCGTGGGACCTGGGCGCGACCGAGGTCTGCGTGCAGGCGGGGCTGCCGCCGAAGATGGATGGCCGCCTCTACGTCGATCTCACGCTCGAACTGAAAAAGGCGCTGCCGGACCTGCACATCCACGGCTTCTCGCCGGAAGAAGTGCTCTATGGCTCGATCCGCTCGCGCGTCTCGATCCGCGAGTATCTGGGCTGGCTCAAAGAAGCCGGCGTCGGCTCGCTGCCGGGCACCTCGGCTGAGATCCTCGACCAGAAGGTGCGCGACCGCATCGCGCCCGGGCGGATCACGAAAGCGCAGTGGATCGAGGTGATCAGCGAGGCGCACCACGTCGGCATCCCCACGACGTCGACGATCATGTACGGCCACCTGGAGACGAACCGGCACCGCGCCGCGCACATCGCCACGCTGCGCGAGATTCAGCGGGAGACGGGCGGCTTCACCGAGTTCGTGCCGCTTTCGTTCGTGCACAGCGAGGCGCCGATGTACCAGAAGCAGCTCGTCGGCGGCCTGCGCCCCGGCCCCACCGGGCAGGACGTGATCAAGATGTACGCCGTTTCGCGCCTGATGCTGAACGGCTTCATCCCCAACATCCAGGTCTCGTGGGTGAAAGAAGGCACGCGGCTGGCGCAGATCGGCCTGACGGCGGGCGGCAACGACGTGGGCGGCACGCTGATCAACGAGAGCATCAGCACGGCGGCGGGCGCCGGTAACGGCCAGCTCGTGCGGCCGGCCGAGCTGCGCCGCATCGCCCGCGACCTGGGCCGGCTGCCGGCCGAGCGCAGCACGCTCTACGGCATCCGCCGCGTCTTCCACGCGGAGCCGGCGGAGCTGGAGCCGCTGGACGACCCGGCGCTGGACACGGCGCAGTTCGGCAGCTACGGCCAGCTCACCCACGGTGCCGCCTTCCGCTTCGTCGAGTTCTTCAGGGAACAAAACGAGCAGAAGGCGGCCGGCGCCGCACGGTAA
- a CDS encoding DUF3352 domain-containing protein gives MRLKLPLIGLIIAAALVAGGSVVVIRAMSGQSGTGDTARLVPDDVALYATVNTDASSRQWLQLAALMQRLGLDKQARSGRNDGLTQAGLDWDKDVAPYLGGEATLAITSLDGSQPGGLAVLSVTDGDKAWQHATSKLDELAQESGAPGSDSSYRGLTIRTYPAAGAGSPLAVTHQGRYLMLASSTDLAQTVLDLNGGKGKALASTKGYRDARAAVSADPLAFVYLNLARLGDLAASLAPAQAGSQSTQDLLQSAGLDKAAEAFAFSSESDGVRFEFQTVDIDPAKSAVTLRAAPADSHLAHQAPADALFFFAGNDLYDSYIKGIRRALQQYGSSPDAAGSVAQFNDTLNQLSQQLGFDAEKDLLAHLTGEYGFALGASGASTNGLWALAGAIADDPAAVQQALDKIADFAAQQGTPATTISVAGARLYQIANPDNPDENAAVTVAGDELLAGFGNGVLQGALAPAHALADDADFRDALTQLPKDRALTWYVNVKRIVALAQQAAGGDGGGDVPWQALGKLRYAVGSVSQAKDHAGGVLLIRLGP, from the coding sequence ATGCGGCTGAAGTTGCCCCTGATCGGATTAATCATTGCCGCAGCGCTCGTCGCCGGCGGCTCGGTCGTGGTGATTCGTGCGATGAGCGGCCAGTCGGGCACGGGCGACACCGCCCGGCTGGTGCCGGATGACGTGGCGCTGTACGCCACGGTGAACACCGACGCCAGCTCACGCCAGTGGCTGCAGCTCGCGGCGCTGATGCAACGACTCGGCCTCGACAAGCAGGCGCGCAGCGGCCGCAACGACGGCCTCACGCAGGCCGGCCTCGACTGGGACAAGGACGTGGCGCCGTATCTCGGCGGCGAGGCGACGCTGGCCATCACCAGTCTCGACGGCTCCCAGCCTGGCGGCCTGGCCGTGCTTTCGGTCACGGATGGCGATAAAGCCTGGCAGCACGCCACGAGCAAGCTGGATGAACTGGCCCAGGAGAGCGGTGCGCCGGGGAGCGACAGCAGCTACCGTGGTCTGACGATTCGCACCTATCCCGCCGCGGGCGCTGGCAGCCCGCTGGCCGTGACGCACCAGGGCCGCTACCTGATGCTCGCCAGCAGCACCGACCTGGCGCAAACCGTGCTCGACCTGAACGGCGGCAAGGGCAAGGCGCTTGCCAGCACGAAGGGATACCGGGACGCGCGCGCCGCCGTCTCCGCCGATCCGCTCGCCTTCGTCTACCTGAATCTCGCGCGGCTGGGCGATCTCGCCGCCTCGCTGGCGCCCGCGCAGGCCGGCAGCCAGTCCACTCAGGATCTGCTGCAGTCGGCCGGCCTGGACAAGGCCGCCGAGGCCTTCGCCTTCTCGTCCGAGAGCGACGGCGTGCGCTTCGAGTTCCAGACCGTCGACATCGACCCGGCGAAGAGTGCGGTGACGCTGCGCGCCGCGCCCGCCGACAGTCATCTCGCGCACCAGGCGCCGGCCGACGCCCTCTTCTTCTTCGCCGGTAACGATCTGTACGACAGTTACATTAAGGGCATCCGCCGGGCGCTGCAGCAGTACGGCAGCAGCCCCGATGCGGCCGGCAGCGTCGCCCAGTTCAACGACACTCTCAACCAGCTCTCGCAGCAGCTGGGCTTCGACGCGGAGAAGGACCTGCTGGCGCACCTCACCGGCGAGTACGGCTTTGCGCTGGGGGCGAGCGGCGCCTCGACGAACGGCCTCTGGGCGCTGGCCGGCGCGATTGCGGACGATCCGGCGGCGGTGCAGCAGGCGCTGGACAAGATCGCCGACTTCGCCGCGCAGCAGGGCACGCCCGCCACGACGATCAGCGTGGCCGGCGCGCGGCTGTACCAGATCGCCAACCCCGACAACCCGGACGAAAACGCGGCGGTCACGGTGGCGGGCGATGAGTTGCTCGCGGGTTTCGGCAACGGCGTCCTGCAAGGCGCATTGGCCCCGGCGCACGCGCTGGCCGACGACGCAGACTTCAGGGACGCGCTGACGCAACTGCCGAAGGATCGCGCCCTCACCTGGTACGTGAACGTGAAACGCATCGTCGCGCTGGCGCAGCAGGCGGCCGGCGGCGACGGCGGCGGCGACGTGCCCTGGCAGGCGCTCGGCAAGCTGCGCTACGCGGTCGGCTCCGTATCGCAGGCGAAGGACCACGCCGGCGGCGTACTGCTGATCCGACTTGGCCCGTAA
- the cofG gene encoding 7,8-didemethyl-8-hydroxy-5-deazariboflavin synthase CofG gives MTSLHTRPAVAGNLRPILRRAVAGETPSREEAYALARAQATDLAALFAAASELRERGWGRTVTYSRKVFIPLTNLCRDRCRYCTFAQAPNSPAARTLTPDDVLLIARAGAAAGCKEALFSLGERPEEIYERSRNELRALGYATTTEYLAAMCRLVFEETGLMPHANCGVLDPCELELLRPWNVSMGLMLENISERLLGPGLAHAGSPGKEPALRIKTIEDAGRLGIPFTTGILIGIGETLEERIDSIFAVRDMQARSGNVQEVIVQNFRAKDDTPMRNEGEPTAIEMARTIAIARLVLGPEMSVQAPPNLSPDAYGFYLLAGINDWGGISPVTADHINPEAPWPKIEELREVSEEAGFSLRERLAIYPRFGRNPATIREPFASRVAALTDESGYVRPELQGSTLGAPAARRGRPVRREGPAPLILREFPAAGAAQEAQS, from the coding sequence ATGACCAGCCTGCACACGCGGCCCGCCGTGGCCGGAAACCTGCGCCCGATCCTGCGCCGCGCCGTCGCGGGCGAGACGCCGTCCCGAGAGGAAGCATACGCCCTGGCGCGGGCGCAGGCCACGGATCTCGCCGCGCTCTTTGCCGCCGCTTCCGAGTTGCGCGAGCGCGGCTGGGGTCGCACCGTCACTTACTCGCGCAAGGTCTTCATCCCGCTCACCAACCTCTGCCGCGACCGCTGCCGCTACTGCACCTTCGCCCAGGCGCCGAACAGCCCCGCCGCGCGCACGCTGACGCCGGACGACGTGCTGCTGATCGCCCGCGCTGGCGCCGCGGCCGGCTGCAAGGAGGCGCTGTTCAGCCTGGGCGAGCGGCCGGAAGAGATCTACGAGCGCTCGCGCAATGAACTGCGCGCCCTGGGCTATGCCACGACTACTGAATACCTCGCCGCCATGTGCCGGCTCGTGTTCGAAGAGACGGGCCTCATGCCGCACGCCAACTGCGGCGTGCTGGACCCGTGCGAGCTGGAGCTGCTGCGTCCCTGGAACGTGAGCATGGGCCTGATGCTGGAAAACATCTCGGAACGGCTGCTCGGCCCCGGCCTGGCGCACGCCGGCTCGCCGGGCAAGGAGCCGGCGCTGCGCATCAAGACGATCGAGGACGCCGGCCGGCTCGGCATTCCCTTCACCACGGGCATCCTGATCGGCATCGGCGAGACGCTGGAGGAACGGATCGACTCGATCTTCGCCGTTCGCGACATGCAGGCGCGCAGCGGCAACGTGCAGGAAGTGATCGTGCAGAACTTCCGCGCCAAGGACGATACGCCGATGCGCAACGAGGGCGAGCCGACGGCGATCGAGATGGCGCGCACGATCGCGATCGCCCGCCTCGTGCTTGGGCCGGAGATGAGCGTGCAGGCGCCGCCGAACCTCTCGCCCGACGCCTACGGTTTCTACCTGCTGGCCGGTATCAACGACTGGGGCGGCATCTCGCCGGTGACGGCGGACCATATCAACCCCGAGGCGCCCTGGCCGAAGATCGAGGAGCTGCGCGAGGTCTCCGAAGAGGCGGGCTTCAGCCTGCGCGAGCGGCTGGCGATCTATCCGCGCTTCGGCCGGAACCCCGCGACCATCCGCGAGCCGTTCGCGAGCCGCGTGGCCGCGCTGACCGACGAGAGCGGCTACGTGCGGCCGGAGCTGCAGGGCAGCACGCTGGGGGCGCCAGCCGCGCGCCGCGGCCGGCCCGTGCGCCGCGAGGGCCCCGCACCGCTGATTCTCCGAGAGTTCCCCGCCGCCGGCGCGGCGCAGGAGGCGCAATCATGA
- a CDS encoding DUF488 domain-containing protein, translating to MAAAINPRAGRLAAADALAGPALYTVGHSNQPVEALIALLRRHQIAALVDVRSMPRSRYASQFERDALRATLAAAGLRYAFMGVELGGRPRDEQFYDADGRVLYGRLAASEPFLHGIAQIEQARAKRRTALLCSEEDPRGCHRHLLIARVLASRGGAVLHIRGDGRLETEAELITAAGGAAGQLALFSALPEGDAWTSVRSVLRSDPPPPSSGR from the coding sequence ATGGCTGCGGCGATCAATCCACGCGCAGGACGGCTTGCCGCGGCGGACGCCCTCGCCGGCCCGGCGCTGTACACCGTCGGTCACTCGAACCAGCCGGTCGAGGCGCTGATCGCGCTGCTGCGGCGGCACCAGATCGCGGCGCTGGTGGATGTGCGCAGCATGCCCCGCTCGCGCTATGCGTCGCAGTTCGAGCGGGACGCGCTGCGGGCAACGCTGGCGGCGGCCGGCCTTCGCTACGCCTTCATGGGCGTGGAGCTGGGCGGCAGGCCGCGCGACGAGCAGTTCTACGACGCCGATGGCCGCGTGCTCTACGGCCGGCTGGCGGCGTCGGAGCCGTTCTTGCATGGCATCGCGCAGATCGAGCAGGCGCGGGCGAAGCGGCGCACCGCCCTGCTGTGCAGCGAGGAAGACCCGCGCGGCTGTCACCGGCACCTGCTGATCGCGCGGGTGCTCGCGTCGCGTGGCGGCGCCGTGCTGCACATCCGCGGCGACGGGCGGCTGGAGACGGAGGCGGAGCTCATCACGGCTGCCGGGGGCGCGGCCGGGCAGCTCGCACTGTTCAGCGCCTTGCCGGAAGGAGATGCATGGACGTCGGTACGATCGGTTTTACGCAGTGATCCGCCGCCGCCTTCTTCGGGGCGTTGA
- a CDS encoding CoA transferase, translating to MGALDGFRVLDLSQIVQGPQAGALLADLGADVVKIELPRLGDISRWIPISSADRRSAYFFACNRGKRSVTLDLHVPEARAALLRLCETADVLMHSFTPGVMERWELGYEQIAPRLPRLVYATASAFGPAGPDAEREGADLAGQAAGGLIRATGEDGDFPSPVGAVVADHCGSQNLVAGILAALLARERTGRGQRVDVSLLGGQVWAQASEITHYLLSGSLPGRANRGHGLLPTLYRIFATADGHLAIVGAGGALWPGFCRALDRPDLIDDSRFADEAERGRHLPELVAAVAEQLATRTTAAWCDRLRAEQQRYAPVRDYAELAADPQLWANGYLVEVEHPQFGRQRIVGTPVRFSDTPSRPGTAAPELGQHTEAVLLDAGFTWDEIAALREEGAW from the coding sequence ATGGGCGCACTGGACGGCTTCCGCGTGCTGGATCTCTCGCAGATCGTGCAGGGGCCGCAGGCCGGCGCCTTGCTGGCCGATCTCGGCGCCGACGTGGTCAAGATCGAGCTGCCCCGCCTGGGCGATATCTCCCGCTGGATCCCGATCTCGAGCGCGGACCGTCGCTCCGCCTACTTCTTCGCCTGCAACCGCGGCAAGCGCTCGGTCACGCTCGACCTGCACGTGCCGGAGGCGCGCGCGGCGTTGCTGCGGCTCTGCGAGACGGCCGACGTGCTGATGCACTCCTTCACGCCCGGCGTGATGGAACGCTGGGAACTGGGCTACGAGCAGATCGCGCCGCGCCTGCCGCGCCTCGTCTACGCCACGGCCAGCGCCTTCGGGCCGGCCGGTCCGGACGCGGAGCGCGAGGGCGCCGACCTGGCCGGACAGGCCGCCGGCGGCCTGATCCGCGCCACGGGCGAGGACGGCGACTTCCCCTCGCCCGTCGGCGCCGTGGTGGCCGACCACTGCGGTTCGCAGAACCTGGTGGCGGGCATTCTCGCCGCGCTGCTGGCGCGCGAACGCACGGGCCGCGGTCAGCGCGTCGATGTCTCGCTGCTCGGCGGCCAGGTCTGGGCACAGGCCAGCGAGATCACGCACTATCTGCTCTCCGGCAGTCTGCCCGGCCGCGCCAACCGCGGCCACGGCCTGTTGCCCACGCTCTACCGCATCTTCGCCACCGCCGACGGCCATCTCGCCATCGTCGGCGCAGGCGGCGCCCTCTGGCCCGGCTTCTGCCGCGCACTCGACCGCCCGGACCTGATCGACGATTCGCGTTTCGCAGACGAGGCTGAGCGCGGCCGGCATCTGCCCGAACTGGTCGCCGCGGTCGCAGAGCAGCTCGCCACGCGCACGACGGCGGCATGGTGCGATCGCCTGCGCGCCGAGCAGCAGCGCTACGCTCCTGTGCGTGACTACGCCGAGCTGGCGGCCGACCCGCAGCTCTGGGCGAACGGCTATCTGGTGGAGGTCGAGCATCCGCAGTTCGGCCGTCAGCGCATCGTCGGCACGCCCGTGCGGTTCAGCGATACCCCCTCGCGGCCGGGCACGGCGGCGCCGGAGCTGGGCCAGCACACCGAGGCCGTCCTGCTCGACGCGGGCTTCACCTGGGACGAGATCGCCGCCCTGCGCGAAGAAGGCGCCTGGTAG
- a CDS encoding FHA domain-containing protein, whose protein sequence is MTRAALVWADAERMRMAPLAEDAAAIIGRAEDATVRLSARTVSRYQAAVTCTAGIFAVRQLGASNPTLVDGTALSPQQAPIALRDGAAIDVPEVRLTFHDLASADRVEYQLRCGFCARVVQPRDLACWYCGTSIDSAPSIYAVQRRVRCRLVARDGAVFDLCPGESLAFRGAGTPDLWRQGSRPQVPSVLAREDGAWLVLPPDAGTPQGSCRPLRCGTELHTGAGAFLVIVR, encoded by the coding sequence ATGACGCGGGCTGCTCTGGTCTGGGCCGATGCTGAGCGCATGCGCATGGCGCCGCTGGCCGAGGATGCGGCGGCGATCATCGGCCGCGCCGAAGACGCGACGGTTCGCCTATCCGCGCGCACGGTCTCACGCTACCAGGCAGCCGTGACCTGCACCGCCGGCATCTTCGCCGTGCGGCAGCTGGGCGCCAGCAACCCCACCCTGGTGGACGGCACGGCGCTCTCGCCGCAGCAGGCGCCCATTGCCCTGCGCGACGGCGCCGCGATCGACGTGCCCGAGGTGCGGCTTACCTTTCACGACCTGGCGTCGGCCGACCGCGTTGAGTACCAGCTGCGCTGCGGCTTCTGCGCCCGTGTGGTGCAGCCGCGGGACCTGGCCTGCTGGTATTGCGGAACGTCGATCGACAGCGCGCCGAGCATTTACGCGGTGCAGCGCCGGGTTCGTTGCCGGCTGGTGGCGCGGGACGGCGCGGTCTTCGATCTGTGCCCGGGCGAGAGCCTGGCCTTCCGCGGCGCCGGCACGCCGGATCTCTGGCGCCAGGGCAGCCGGCCGCAGGTGCCGTCCGTGCTGGCGCGGGAGGACGGCGCCTGGCTGGTGCTGCCGCCGGACGCGGGAACGCCGCAGGGCAGCTGCCGCCCGCTGCGCTGCGGCACGGAGCTGCACACCGGCGCCGGCGCCTTCCTCGTGATCGTGCGCTGA
- a CDS encoding alpha/beta hydrolase: MNVVLWLALGAGLLLFVLFAIGLGMTLWAYRAATHPSHGVFDAPRLGDGLPREPVSLTSRDGTRLSAWFIPGTRRQAVLLLHGYTACKDDMLSHAAFLHEAGYSLFLLDLRACGESAGSVVTLGGHERDDVRAALTYLQSRKDIDADGLGVLGLSLGAALALLAACDSPAVRAVVAESAFRSVRSAIRQNFRRFTHLPSFPWAELTMRLAEWRQHVSVHLVAPELEVGRLGRCAVLLIHAADDRVISIRDSQAIFARAGGPKAFWRIPSAPHALAYNCLREEYAARVVAFFDRWLTDGGRTGA; encoded by the coding sequence GTGAACGTGGTGCTCTGGCTCGCGCTGGGCGCGGGGCTGCTGCTGTTCGTGCTCTTCGCCATCGGGCTGGGCATGACCCTGTGGGCCTACCGCGCCGCCACACACCCGAGCCACGGCGTGTTCGACGCGCCGCGGCTCGGCGATGGGCTGCCGCGCGAGCCCGTCTCGCTCACCAGCCGCGACGGCACCAGGCTTTCCGCCTGGTTCATTCCCGGCACGCGGCGGCAGGCCGTCCTGCTGCTGCACGGCTACACGGCCTGTAAAGACGACATGCTCTCGCATGCCGCCTTCCTGCACGAGGCCGGCTACAGCCTCTTTCTGCTCGACCTGCGCGCCTGCGGGGAGTCGGCCGGCAGCGTGGTGACGCTGGGCGGTCACGAGCGCGACGATGTGCGTGCGGCGCTCACGTACCTGCAGTCGCGCAAGGACATCGACGCCGACGGTCTCGGTGTGCTCGGCCTTTCGCTGGGCGCCGCCCTCGCCCTGCTCGCTGCTTGCGACTCACCCGCCGTGCGCGCCGTCGTCGCCGAATCGGCCTTCCGCTCGGTGCGCAGCGCCATCCGCCAGAACTTCCGCCGCTTCACGCATCTGCCCAGCTTCCCCTGGGCCGAGCTGACGATGCGCCTGGCCGAATGGCGCCAGCATGTCAGCGTGCATCTCGTTGCACCGGAGCTGGAGGTCGGCAGACTTGGCCGCTGCGCCGTGCTGCTGATCCACGCGGCCGACGATCGGGTGATCTCGATTCGCGACAGCCAGGCGATCTTCGCCCGCGCCGGCGGCCCGAAGGCGTTCTGGCGCATTCCCAGCGCCCCGCACGCGCTCGCCTACAACTGCCTGCGCGAAGAGTACGCCGCGCGCGTGGTCGCCTTCTTCGATCGCTGGCTGACGGACGGCGGCAGAACCGGGGCGTAG
- a CDS encoding response regulator — protein MARSLRVLILEDVRADAELVIHELRRAGFAPEWQMAAGEADYLAALTTDTPPQIIFADFRLPGFDAMAALHLLQQRGLDVPFVVVTGYIEEDALECMKAGATDYLLKDRLARLGQVVESALEQRAQRAARRQAEAALQATAERLAGIVASAMDAIVSFDCAESITLFNRAAEQSFQCMAAEALGQPIDRFLPAWTGERERLPFDAGPAGHVAPRAMQARRSDGQEFPVEASISYANDASGGTTTLILRDVTEMRRARERVEESERLRALGEMASGIAHDFNNMLAIILGRCELLLGLMSGLDVAPRLAPHLEVVRQAARDGEETVKRLQTFSGISRRPSIGAMEVGVVLRDVLEFTRPRWRDRAQQTGVTIDVSVDDEPLPPLVGNPSELREVLVNMVFNAVDALPHGGAITLRARQVGDTVQVQVADTGTGMTDEVRRRVFDPFFSTKGTRGAGLGLSMSYGIVARLGGRIEVDSAPGRGTAFTIIFPFRRAEQAEPVPEPVAGGPLRILLVDDEPQILTTTRLMLEVDGHTVTPAGGGAEALALLAAGPRCYDVVLTDLGMPGMNGMQLLAAMRAAGYESACVLVTGWGIELAGDDMEAAGAQAVLPKPFSAPQLREALAAISRRPASPGSSPGPQY, from the coding sequence ATGGCGAGGTCGTTGCGCGTGCTGATCCTGGAAGACGTGCGTGCCGACGCCGAGCTCGTGATCCATGAGCTGCGGCGGGCCGGCTTCGCGCCCGAATGGCAGATGGCGGCCGGCGAGGCCGACTACCTCGCGGCCCTGACTACAGACACGCCGCCGCAGATTATTTTCGCCGACTTCCGCCTGCCCGGGTTCGATGCAATGGCCGCCCTGCACCTGCTGCAGCAACGCGGGCTGGACGTGCCCTTCGTCGTCGTCACCGGCTACATCGAAGAAGATGCGCTGGAGTGCATGAAGGCCGGCGCCACGGACTACCTGCTCAAGGACCGGCTGGCGCGGCTCGGCCAGGTGGTGGAAAGCGCGCTGGAGCAGCGGGCGCAGCGCGCCGCCCGGCGCCAGGCCGAGGCGGCGCTGCAGGCCACCGCCGAACGGCTGGCGGGCATCGTCGCTTCGGCGATGGACGCGATCGTCTCCTTCGACTGCGCCGAATCTATCACCCTCTTCAACCGTGCCGCCGAGCAATCGTTCCAGTGCATGGCCGCGGAAGCGCTGGGGCAACCGATCGACCGCTTTCTCCCCGCGTGGACTGGGGAGCGGGAGCGCCTGCCTTTCGATGCCGGGCCGGCCGGTCACGTCGCGCCGCGCGCGATGCAGGCGCGCCGCTCCGACGGCCAGGAGTTTCCGGTGGAAGCGTCGATCTCGTACGCCAACGACGCCTCCGGCGGCACGACCACGCTGATTCTGCGCGACGTAACGGAGATGCGACGCGCGCGTGAGCGGGTGGAAGAGAGCGAGCGGCTGCGGGCGCTGGGCGAGATGGCCAGCGGCATCGCCCACGACTTCAACAACATGCTGGCGATCATCCTCGGCCGCTGCGAGCTGCTGCTAGGGCTGATGTCCGGCCTCGACGTGGCGCCGCGCCTCGCGCCACACCTCGAAGTCGTGCGGCAGGCGGCACGCGACGGCGAGGAGACGGTGAAGAGGCTGCAAACCTTCTCCGGCATCAGCCGCCGACCCTCCATCGGTGCCATGGAGGTGGGTGTCGTGCTGCGCGACGTGCTGGAGTTCACGCGGCCCCGCTGGCGCGACCGCGCCCAGCAGACCGGCGTGACGATCGACGTGAGCGTGGACGACGAGCCACTGCCGCCGCTCGTGGGCAATCCCTCCGAGCTGCGCGAGGTGCTGGTCAACATGGTCTTCAACGCGGTGGACGCGCTGCCGCACGGCGGCGCGATCACCCTGCGGGCGCGGCAGGTGGGCGACACGGTGCAGGTGCAGGTGGCCGACACGGGCACCGGCATGACGGACGAGGTGCGGCGGCGCGTGTTCGACCCGTTTTTCAGCACGAAGGGCACACGCGGCGCCGGCCTCGGGCTGAGCATGTCCTACGGCATCGTGGCGCGGCTGGGTGGGCGCATCGAGGTGGACAGCGCGCCGGGGCGGGGCACGGCCTTCACGATCATCTTTCCCTTCCGTCGCGCCGAACAGGCCGAGCCAGTCCCGGAGCCGGTTGCCGGCGGTCCCCTGCGCATTCTGCTGGTGGACGACGAGCCGCAGATATTGACCACCACGCGGCTGATGCTGGAAGTAGACGGCCACACGGTGACGCCGGCCGGCGGCGGCGCCGAGGCGCTGGCGCTGCTCGCCGCAGGGCCGCGGTGCTACGACGTGGTGCTGACCGACCTGGGCATGCCGGGGATGAACGGCATGCAACTGCTGGCGGCGATGCGCGCCGCCGGCTATGAGAGCGCCTGCGTGCTCGTCACCGGTTGGGGCATCGAGCTGGCGGGAGACGACATGGAGGCCGCCGGGGCGCAGGCGGTGCTGCCGAAGCCGTTCAGCGCCCCGCAACTGCGCGAGGCGCTGGCGGCTATCTCGCGGCGGCCCGCATCCCCCGGTTCATCTCCTGGCCCCCAATACTAG
- a CDS encoding helix-turn-helix domain-containing protein, giving the protein MTSVLDGGAETAGAAEPRRTTRRRLPALDQRARCAIAGTLQIVGDQWTLVIIRDLLRGQTKFAELAAAPEGIARSVLSERLKLLEAEGIVERSFYSDHPPRAEYRLTPKGRDLGPALGALARWGVRYLEHDTAIVSAVCGHELRVAFECAECARRVPASEARLARLGEADAGAPATQLASAAQAAARAVGG; this is encoded by the coding sequence ATGACCAGCGTTCTGGACGGTGGCGCTGAAACAGCAGGAGCGGCCGAGCCGCGCCGCACGACGCGCCGCCGCCTACCCGCGCTCGACCAGCGCGCCCGCTGCGCCATCGCCGGCACGCTGCAGATCGTCGGCGACCAGTGGACGCTGGTGATCATCCGCGACCTGCTGCGCGGGCAGACGAAGTTCGCCGAGCTGGCCGCCGCGCCGGAGGGGATCGCCCGCAGCGTGCTCTCCGAGCGGCTGAAGCTGCTCGAAGCCGAGGGCATCGTCGAGCGCAGTTTTTATAGTGACCATCCGCCGCGCGCCGAGTATCGGCTGACGCCGAAAGGGCGTGATCTCGGCCCGGCGCTGGGGGCGCTGGCGCGCTGGGGCGTGCGCTATCTGGAGCACGACACGGCGATCGTCTCCGCGGTTTGCGGCCACGAGCTGCGCGTGGCCTTCGAGTGCGCCGAGTGCGCACGCCGCGTGCCCGCCAGCGAGGCGCGCTTGGCCCGCCTGGGCGAGGCGGATGCCGGCGCCCCGGCAACACAGCTCGCTTCCGCTGCCCAGGCTGCTGCCCGCGCCGTGGGTGGCTGA
- a CDS encoding zinc-ribbon domain containing protein, protein MTYTDKTLTCADCGASFTFTAGEQEFHAQKGFTNEPRRCPECRAARRAGRDSYGSGGSNSGGGSGGQREMFSATCASCGKEARVPFEPRGDKPVYCSDCFRSQGGGARSSGGGRRERW, encoded by the coding sequence GTGACGTACACCGACAAGACCTTGACCTGCGCCGATTGCGGCGCCTCCTTTACCTTCACGGCGGGCGAACAGGAGTTCCACGCTCAGAAGGGGTTCACCAACGAGCCGCGGCGTTGCCCGGAATGCCGCGCGGCGCGACGCGCTGGCCGTGACAGCTACGGTTCCGGCGGCTCCAACTCGGGCGGCGGCTCCGGTGGCCAGCGCGAGATGTTCAGCGCCACCTGCGCGAGCTGCGGCAAAGAGGCGCGCGTGCCCTTCGAGCCACGTGGCGACAAGCCGGTCTACTGCTCGGACTGCTTCCGCAGCCAGGGCGGCGGCGCTCGCTCGTCGGGCGGCGGACGGCGCGAGCGCTGGTAG